In a genomic window of Canis lupus dingo isolate Sandy chromosome 35, ASM325472v2, whole genome shotgun sequence:
- the LOC112674599 gene encoding patched domain-containing protein 3: protein MWAAAFGVISAALAVVSGFGLMLYIGVPFVTIVANSPFLILGVGVDDMFIMISAWQKTSAKDSVSQRLSTVYSKVAVSITITTISNVLAFYTGIMTSFRSVQYFCIYTGTTLLFCYFYNITCFGAFMALDGKREIVCLHWLKKPETPDQKCFSLKRYCGLPCDSLPHEQETDTHPMNLFFQDYFGPFLTRTESKFFVVLIYILYIIFSIYGCFQVQEGLDLRNLASDDSYITPYFNVEEDYFSEFGPRVMVIVTETFDYWDEDARQKLEKCRADLESSDYVDKNLTEFWLREYVQYMENRQNVNDKDTFMNSLPPF, encoded by the exons ATGTGGGCTGCAGCCTTTGGGGTGATTTCTGCTGCCTTGGCAGTGGTGAGCGGCTTTGGCCTGATGTTGTATATTGGGGTGCCATTTGTAACCATAGTTGCAAATTCACCATTTCTTATTCTAG gtgTTGGGGTTGATGATATGTTTATTATGATTTCTGCTTGGCAGAAGACCAGCGCCAAGGACAGCGTGAGCCAGAGGCTGTCCACTGTCTATTCCAAGGTGGCAGTGTCTATAACAATTACCACCATTTCCAACGTCTTGGCCTTCTATACAGGGATTATGACCTCTTTCAGGTCTGTACAGTACTTTTGCATCTATACAGGAACAACCTtgctcttttgttatttttataacatcACCTGTTTTGGAGCATTTATGGCCCTGGATGGTAAAAGAGAAATAGTCTGTCTACACTGGTTGAAAAAGCCAGAAACTCCTGaccaaaaatgtttttcattaaaaagatacTGCGGTCTCCCATGTGATTCTCTCCCACATGAACAAGAAACTGATACCCATCCAATGAATTTGTTCTTTCAAGACTATTTTGGCCCTTTTCTCACACGCACTGAGTCCAAATTTTTTGTAGTGCTTATATACATTTTGTACATCATATTTAGTATTTATGGTTGTTTCCAAGTACAGGAAGGTTTAGACCTTCGAAATTTGGCAAGTGATGATTCCTACATCACACCATATTTTAATGTAGAAGAAGATTATTTTTCAGAGTTTGGTCCAAGGGTTATGGTTATTGTTACTGAAACTTTTGACTACTGGGATGAAGATGCTAGGCAAAAGCTGGAAAAATGTCGGGCAGATTTGGAAAGCAGTGACTATGTAGATAAAAATCTTACAGAATTTTGGTTACGAGAGTATGTGCAATATATGGAAAACAgacaaaatgtaaatgataagGATACATTTATGAACAGTTTGCCTCCTTTTTAA